One stretch of Dromaius novaehollandiae isolate bDroNov1 unplaced genomic scaffold, bDroNov1.hap1 HAP1_SCAFFOLD_36, whole genome shotgun sequence DNA includes these proteins:
- the LOC135326585 gene encoding maestro heat-like repeat-containing protein family member 2B codes for MQQDTLRHFLLEAVSVLALYHPGAVIDSLLQKQLPMDSDTEELWRVLGGKFFVDHFLRVLMEKLKNSGSDQPRTSSAKPEADEEEAALEPLKMTRAISVVVSALQSPEAVQRLLPELLPVLLKQISATVGKEMPSSPLSTRGKLFLKGHTSDDNPCR; via the exons atgcagcaggacaccctccGACACTTCCTCTTGGAGGCGGTGTCCGTGCTCGCCCTCTACCACCCCGGGGCCGTCAtcgacagcctgctgcagaagcagctgcccatggacag tgacaccgaggagctgtggagggtcctgggggggaaaTTCTTTGTGGACCACTTCCTGCGGGtcttgatggaaaaactgaagaactcaggAAGCGACCAGCCCAggaccagctctgccaagcctgaGGCAGACGAGGAggaggctgcgctggagcctctcaag atgacccgggccatctctgtggtggtgtcagcgctgcagagcccggaggctgtgcagcgcctgctcccggagctgctgccggtgctgctgaagcagatcagcgccacagtgggcaaggagatgccatcttccCCACTCAGCACCCggggaaagctgttcctgaagggccACACGAGCGATGACAATCCTTGCAGGTAG